The nucleotide window TGGTTTTCACTTCACCAGCCAGACCCCGTCCAGGAACAGAACCGCACTGAGACTGATTTTTAAACCCTGCGGAAGTGTTGCAGAAACCAGAGCTACTGACATCTTAGTGGAGGGGAGGAAGCCAGATTGCACCTCTGCAGCGGTGCCTGTGCCAGCCGCGGAGCTCGCAGGGACCCACAGCCCGTGGCTGCGGTGGGAGAAGGCAGCTCTCCCAGAGGTACGTGCTGCCAGCGCGAGTCCCTCGCGAGCGGCCAGGGATGGGACACTCGAGGCAGCTCAGCGGCCTCCTGCAGAGTGGGGTCCAGCCGGTCACCCTCAACACGCTCCCGGGGCAGGGGGGCCTGGACAGCTGGGCACATTTAACCTCCCTGTTTGGATAATTGGCTCACAGCAGCTGGCAGGGAGAATCATGGATTTCAGCCCTGAGACAGAAGCAGCTGAAGGTTGCACCAGCAGGAGAAGCCGTGGCTCCCGGCGGTCAGGGGCAGCCGGCACCAGTTCTCCTTCTGGCTCTCGTCTCACCTAATCCTCAGCACCTGCTGACTTGTCCAGTATGGTGGTAATTACCACTTATTAGCCTGACTCCTCGCAAAAGCCAGTGACCAGCACTGGCCTtcccagcccctccccagccGCCCAAAGGATGCTGGATATTGCCCAACCTCCGATGGCATCACGGGGTGTCCGCCCTGGGCACCCCGCAGCCCGGGCACACAGCAGGTGCGGGGGCATGGCATGAGTGCCAGGGCGGGCAGTGGGGTGCAGCCAGATGTTTTGATGCTAAGGCAGGACGTTGCTTAGCTCCAGGCTGCTGCGTGCCCGTGGGGCAAGGCAGGGCACAGCAAGGGCTCACCAGCCCCCGAGAAGCAGCTCCGTAAGCACTGGCGTTGGGCtccggtcgggggtgtctgtctGGGGATGAGTGTGGTGCAGCAGGGGCACAGCTCCGTGGTCCGACAGCCCTAGGTCCGCAGCAGCCCAGAACACTTGCCCCCCTCGCTCTGCTCGGGAAGGGCGACCAGGCGGTGCTCTACCCTGACCGCTGGTGCTGGGAGCTGGCGCGAACTCGGCCCTGGCGCAGCCTCACACAGAGCTTTCGGCAGACACTGCCCGTCAGCGGCAGTGCGGGGTCttgcctgtgctctgcaggggccGGGGGCTCTCCTGTGCCCTCTACCCTGTGTCACTCTGCCCCGTGGCATGTTCTGACACTTCCACTGTTGGGGACTAGGGGGTGACCCCAccggagctccccccccagctcctggccCATGCAGGACGTGCCCCAGGGAGGGGGGGCAGGTACGTACAGCCGTATTCCACTGGGATGACCCGGACGCTCTTGGTGGAGGCGAAGACGTCGACCACAGCGTAGAGCGGGCGGGTGGTGGGCAGGTGCCTGGCGCTCGGCCCCATATCCTCTCCATTGATGACGATGTGCATGTCGGCGGTGCCGTCAGGCTGCAGGGCATACAGCACGCCGATCCGGCTGCGCCGGGCGGTCGCGGGCAGCACATTCGCCTTGTACAGGTCATCCAGGATGTGGCTGTAGCGCCCAGGCCTGCTGCGCCCCACCAGCGTGTCGCGGGGGATCCTCACCCGTTCGATCAGCAGGAAGGGCTCCCAGGCCGGGCTCCGCACCCGTGCCTCCTCCCCGTCCACCGTGACGCGGTTGTGGCTCCGGGTAATGGCGAACACCCAGGTGTCCCCCATGTTGACCAGGTCTGGCAGCGAATACTCGGGCACCACCTCCAGGCTCTGGGGGTCGTGGGCCGTCAGCCCCACACGCAGGTGCCCACACCAGCCCAGCTCCTTCTCCTCGATCTCCACCAGGAAAATCTGCCCG belongs to Accipiter gentilis chromosome 14, bAccGen1.1, whole genome shotgun sequence and includes:
- the NEURL2 gene encoding neuralized-like protein 2, translated to MAARCRLAARFHHVHGTNVRLDASRTRATRVESFANGLCFSQEPLAPGQIFLVEIEEKELGWCGHLRVGLTAHDPQSLEVVPEYSLPDLVNMGDTWVFAITRSHNRVTVDGEEARVRSPAWEPFLLIERVRIPRDTLVGRSRPGRYSHILDDLYKANVLPATARRSRIGVLYALQPDGTADMHIVINGEDMGPSARHLPTTRPLYAVVDVFASTKSVRVIPVEYGFPSLQTLCRLVIQKHIVHRLAIDGLDLPPPLKSFCQHE